A window of Rhodothermales bacterium genomic DNA:
ATGCCTATTTAATGAGCGACATCACGCGGGTCTGGACAACGGCACCTGCCTGCAGGCGGTACAGGTACGTTCCCGAGGAAAGACCCGATGCAGCGTTCCACGTCACACGATGGGCACCGGCCTGCATGGGACCGTCCACCAGACGGCTGACTTCACGACCCATGACGTCGTAGATCGTCAAACGTACGTGCGTATCGGCCGGCAGGGAGAATCCAATGGCCGTGCTGGGATTGAACGGATTCGGATAGTTCTGGTCCAGCGCAACCTGCTCGGGCTGGACACCCTCGGCAACGGCGAACGCAGCGGCGGCACCCTTGCCCAGGGAAGGCTGCGTGAGCGCGCTGTAGTAGATGTACCGGCCGTTGTTGCTGTATGCGGGGGTTCCGTCGTTCGAGCCCACAACGCCCGTTACCGGAACGCGATCGCCACCGGAGGCGGACACGGAGAAGAGGTCACGGTCCGAATTGGCGCCTTCCCGGAAAGCCGAGTACACGATTTCCTTGCCATTGTTGGACCAGCTCGGGTTGGCGCTGCCGAATCCGAAGCCGCCACCCAGGTTCACGGGGGATCCTTTCGGCTCACCGTTCTGCTTCACGGCAACCGTATGGATCTTGAAATCGACAGAGAAGGCAATCGACTTCCCGTTCGGTGACCAGGACGGCTCGAATCCGCGCGCCGCGACCGTGGTTTCTTTCTTGCTTTTCAGGTCGATGGTGCGAACCGTGAGGTCCGTTCTGTCCGTGAAGGCCAGACGCTTGGAATTGTTGTTCCAGGACGGCTGGAAGGCATTCTCCCGGATGAGTTCGGGTGTGCCTCCACTCGCCGGTACCACGTACACCGAGAAATCGCCGACACGGGAACGATCGAAAGCAATCTGCTTGCCATCGTTGGAGAACTCCGCATGGCTTCCCCCTTCGCCGCCGGCCAGCGGCGTGCTGACTCCCGTGGTCAGGTCCATGAGGTACACATTGTTGATGCCGTCGTCACCGACGACGTTGTACGCCATGGTCTTCCCATCTGGCGAGAGCGACGGGCTGAATTCGTTCGTGGTCATGTCGAACGTAACGCGCGCCACGTCTCCGGTCCGGACATCATACCGATAGATGTCCACGCTGGGCTGTGGCGGCACCGGGCACGGGTTGTCCAGGATCTCCTGAGCCGAATTGCACTGTCCGGCGGGCGCATTGCCCGCGACAATGAAACCGTCCGGTGGCGTGAACACGCCCGCGAAGGCCGGAGGATCACCGGCAAT
This region includes:
- a CDS encoding T9SS type A sorting domain-containing protein; the protein is MTATSTTFLRLLTVLMVFGVSLSISQTSQAQPWENVCNITDPYDGQPIVATSQTFLDTWPCGSAVRSLEVSGPGITSLAGLTGLSQVENLTITGTSLTSLDGLQGLSGTDAWLYITDNPLLASLSGLENMVQVGSDLIIARNAVLPSLDGLEGVTTVGGGNFFAIEDNASLESCSCGLKGLIAGDPPAFAGVFTPPDGFIVAGNAPAGQCNSAQEILDNPCPVPPQPSVDIYRYDVRTGDVARVTFDMTTNEFSPSLSPDGKTMAYNVVGDDGINNVYLMDLTTGVSTPLAGGEGGSHAEFSNDGKQIAFDRSRVGDFSVYVVPASGGTPELIRENAFQPSWNNNSKRLAFTDRTDLTVRTIDLKSKKETTVAARGFEPSWSPNGKSIAFSVDFKIHTVAVKQNGEPKGSPVNLGGGFGFGSANPSWSNNGKEIVYSAFREGANSDRDLFSVSASGGDRVPVTGVVGSNDGTPAYSNNGRYIYYSALTQPSLGKGAAAAFAVAEGVQPEQVALDQNYPNPFNPSTAIGFSLPADTHVRLTIYDVMGREVSRLVDGPMQAGAHRVTWNAASGLSSGTYLYRLQAGAVVQTRVMSLIK